ACATAAGTGCTAACCCTGAAATCTGCCTGACTAAGAACTTCTTTCGTGGTTACTTTGAATTCGGGCCTGATTGGAGGTTTTTGTACACCAGGTTTTGTAAGGTCGAGATCCTGTATGAAAGGAGATACAGCACGAATCAGAAAATTAATACAATAAATTGTATAGAAAagaaacaacaatggagaacaGGTCACATATGCCAAGCAGGGAACGTACATAACCATAGCATTTGTCAAGCTCAAAGGCATTTATCAACATTACTAGTTAATCATACCACTGAATGAATTTTAAGAATACAGTGTGTATATGTTATTTCATGTCTCCTTTAATGAATTGAAATTATCCACATTATGACCgcaatttgaaaaggaaaagatGCAGAGAGAGAAAGCATCAGTAATCATGTCCAGCTACCTAAATTTCTAAAAGTGCCACTACACCACACAATTTTTCTTGTTAGGAATATCAGCAAGAAAAGGTAGTTTTATATATTTCAAGATCATACAAGACGAACACAGCCAGTTAAGTTTCTCCCGCGCATATGTTGGCTTTTTCTAGCAAAAAAAGTCCTGGCTTCATTTTCAACTGATATCAATTGATCCATTCGATGCAGATATCTCATGatcatgaaaataaaataaactaagtggTTAGAGATGCCTACCATGTGATTTCCAATATCCATTGATCACAGGCTGAACATTCCATGAAACATCAAGATACTGTTCAACCAAACTATatctataaatataataaagaaGAAGATTTGGCAGCCTTGAAGGTAAATAGTAGTAACAATAAATTAATCCACATGAATCGCAAATCTTGCATGGTTATATCTGTAAATTTATGAACACTCCCTCcattccaaaatataagttgttttagcATTTACACTAtgttccaaaatataagttgttttgcaaaCCCAAAGCAttttttctcactttcttccgtatataccctcatttaatattatatctcttaattaccacctttaattttcacctatcacaactctcactatgcacttaaccaataataacatttctctctccttaatataacacaactttaaataggggtatttcaatcaaaatatttatcaaatgatgaGTTCTTAAACAATGtccataaccttaaacaacttatattttggaatggagggagtaatttaatatgaaatcaatcttgaccATTGTTTAGTTTTAATCTTCACCGTTAAATCTTTTGTGAAGAGTCCCAGCATATGCTCCAGCTCAATCGTGTTTGTCAGTTTCAAATTGTGTGGGTTCTGGTAGGCAATAAAGATTCTCCATGGCTTCTGCCTCTATCAGGCAATAACAGCCCCCACCTCCATATAAGAGGTTGACTTAATTTTATATCTTAATATTTTTAAGATTGTTAAAAGTATAGGGCTAGTCTTTCAAATATAGAGAAGGAAAAGGAACACTCAAAATAATTGAAATCTATTATCGATGGTGAAGTGAATGATAAGAGATAtgttacaaaaataaaacactGATCCTAATTTATATCTAACTAGACTCTTaatccttaaaaaaaaaaccaaatcagGAAAATAAGGAAAGATGAAAACAAATTCTAACTGATAATATAATATATCCTAACATATTTTGTGACAGAATAATATTAGTATATTATAGCTTAGCATAGCCTTTGTTTCATTCTGTTATCAGCCATGATAGAAATGAGACCCAAGGAGATGAGGTGGCATCTAGGGAAGTACCGGTACAGCAAGTCATACCTGAAGGAGTACCGGTACAACAGGTCACCAAGGAGGGAATTGAACTTGGAAAGTATATTCCAGAAAGACACATGGTATGGGATCTGGCAAAGGAACACTCAGTGGTGCATGAGAGAAGCATGACACGAAAGGAAAGAGAATGGGTTAGGAAAAGGGGTTATAGGTGAGAGGGTAGAGAGTGAAAAGGTAGAAATGATTTTGGATATAGTTTTTCGGCCTCTTGGCTTgggcaagagagagagagagtgctctCTTGTTGTTTTTCCCTTGAGTCTGTTTTGTCCTAATTCTTCCATTGTTACTCTAATTTCTGTTCAGTCTCTATCAAGCAACCTGTCTCAGTAGGGTGTTCAAAATAACCAGTTTTTCTGATCCAAACCAAAACCAAATTTAGAAAACCGGATAATTAAAACCGGTCATAACAtatatctattttatattttaaaccATATCCACAACTAgtacctctttctctctcattagaaaaaattgaaagtaaGATCTAGTTAGATGCAGGGAGCAAGTGTGGAAACTAAAACGGAAATGTCAAGGTATTTTTGGCAATGCAGTGCCAGTAACCCACACATTTAACACAATACAACAACAAAAGCtttatcccactaagtgaggtcggctatatggatcacacaACGCCATTTGAGCTCGATCAAAAACTAAATTATGAGGGATATTATTGATAATGAGATCATCTTTAACAATATCTTCCGATGTTCTTAATTTTTCTATGTACGCTCCGGAATAAAACCTGTTTGGAATCATATCCGGTTTTAAAATTGGTTTTGAACCATATCTAATTTTAAAATCGGTTTCATAACCGGTTTGAGAGGATAAAACTGGTTCAATTAATAAAACCAAACCATATAAGTGGTTTTAAACTGGATATAGTTTGCTTTGGTTAAAAACCATGATATGTCTCAGTATAGGTAACGAAGTCgcagtgttgtcaaatcgcgatcgcggaATATCGCGGCGAGgccaaaatccgctatttcatTTAGCGGATAGCGTCGCGGGCAAATAGCGGTATCCGCATAGcggttaaaataagtaaaaaaaattatagaaaaacaGCTTGTTTTGCTGTTTGTGCTAGTAAAAAACAGttgcaaaaaataaataaaattaagacaTCTAATGAAATGCATAAAATGATCATGATAGAACAAATTTTAGAAACAAAACAGgggaaaaaaaacagaaaataaaaaaacattgtaTGTAATGgcaaaaataaacaaaagatgATGTGAAGAAAGAACAAATATTAGAAACATAGGTTCACATTcacaatggaagaagaaaaacaGAACAGATCATGATGggagaggagaaaaaggaagaacAGATATTAGAAACAAAACAGGAcggaaaaaaacagaaaacagagtgtgaaaaaaaaaagaaaaagagagtctGAAAATGTGCAGAAAGAaggaagggaaaaagaaaagtaaagaaaacAGGGTATGAAAAAAGTAAACAGaggctaaaaacaaaaaacgGAAGAGTacgtaaaagaaaaagaaagaaataaaaaaaaaaacaaaaaaacagagCATGGCAGAGTGAAGAGATGGGAGCCAGAAACTCGCCGGAAAAGTCATCAGAAAAGCTATTGGGGTTGCCGGAGATGAGGGTCAGAAGCTTGATgtagaaggaggaagagagaagGGAAAACTCGAAAGGTTTTGAGGCTTTTATAGAGTGAAGATTTTAAGTTATAAAACTTTTCTTCCATTAATTGGGTACAATTAATTCAGTCGGTGGCTGATTCCCACCTCCCAAGCGGTGCCTTTTTGAAAAAAAGTCCTAAAATCACACGTGATCTTCTCTTCCACCGCTATTTTCGCTTTGCCCGTCGCGGCGCTATTCAGTTTTGCGGCGCTATTGCGTTTATCGCGTTTGCCGCTACGTCGCGGCATCGCGATCGCGGCACGGCGAATTTCCGCTACGTTATAGCGGCATAGCGGCGCTATAACCGCTATTTAACAACACTGCGAAGTCGTCATAAAGAGTAGGGCAATCCTCAACATGAACTAGCTTttagggtagagttaggcctagccCATATTCTAAGAAATAATGATGAGGTAAGATATTTTTCAACTATCATTCCTCTTCCGACTGGCATTTACTACTTTAACCTTGTTATAAACGAAACcttttaaagagaaaaatatataaggACTTCACAAAACATGTTTGGAAAGTCAACTCAAACGAAAATCGTGCCCAAATCGCATCAGAGATAGAAGCCAAGACCAGACTGCATCTAGGACAAGAGTTGAGGCAAATCATATTTGGGAAAAAGTCGCAGCCCAAACACATGAGACAAAAACCAGGGTCAAGTTGCGGACAAAAGTTGGGGCCAAACAATGAGTAGGAAAGCTAAGGCCAAGTTGAATCTAGGACAGTAAGGGCCAATTGACATCTAGGGTTGCTGAGGCCAAACTATATATACAAGATAGTATATGCCAAACTATATTTAGGAGTTTGGGACGGATAGGAACAAACGGCATATAGGATATATTGGAGTATATATGGTTAAGCTACAATCAATGTAGAGAATCCTGAACCTATGAGTTACTTGCAGTCAGTTAATGACAGTTTATAAGTTAGTTTCAGTTCTCCCTATCTCTCTCCCTCGCtccctccctctccctctctccctcTTACTGTTTCCATTATGGAATCAAGATCTTAGCAAACTATCAGTTCTGGTATTCTTCTGCACCCTGTTGCACCTTCCTCTCCTTTATTCATGGTTCTGTGACGCAAATTGGGCTGCTAACCCTGATGACCGCAAATCCACTGTCAACTTATCTTGCCCACCAAACGGATACCAAGAAACCAATGTATAACAATATTCCAGAAAACATTATTAATTATACTTCATGAAATAGTTCCTACAAACTTCTATATATAACTTATACCTACATCAAAGATCAATTCAgacttaaattataaaataccCTTTTTTGCCTAatatgaattttaaaatattagaaataatttaaatatacaCAGAACATGTGAaactaaatataaaaaaacagtGATAGCCAGGTGAGTTTGGGATTGCCATTAAACCATACCTTCGCATTATATGTTGAACCAGGATGAAAAGTGGTATCATATCGAAAAGAATAATCCTCTTTGTCTATTTCCTCTGGATCAAATTCAAAGTAATTGGCAGCCTCCTTGAGTTTTCCATCCAATCCATCAGATAATGTGTCAAAACTTTGCTCTAGATCATCAATCATGGACCTTCCAGCATCAACTGAACTCGATCTATCTTGAGTCTTTCCTTGTCGATTATGCCTATCGAAAATGGCATCAATTTTCGAGTATCTATCAGAACCAAACATCCGCTGCTCATACTCATCAAGAGAGTCTGACTTATTAGTCTTCTGATCAGCAGGTCCATTGTCTGCTTAAACATTGAACAAGTAAGAAGATTATTAATCCCGCATATCAAACCAAGTGCgtgttattaaaaataaaacagatTTGCAAACTCGAACTTCATTGAAACCCAATaattaaaatcaatattatTGAATCAGCAACAGTGAAACAAAACTAACTAGGTACCTGAAAAATTCCAGAGGGAAAGACCTCGGGTCTGGTGAAACCTATGAGATAAATTGCCACTCAAGGACCTGAGTGCAAGTGAAACAATCTTCATTTTTGTCCTGCTCAAACAAAAATGTTAATTTATAAGCTCATAAGCTATTACAGAAATTCCAAAAGAATAAAAACAATTTCACCACTGAAATCAAACTTGTCGAATATCTCCCTATTCAAGAAGAATCATTGCATTGCAAAAGTGTAAAGAAATAGATAATGGTATTCAGTTTTATGAATCGTTTCATTCATCACACCAATGTTCATTTCAGTTTTAGTTGCGGTGAAAGTCTGCATTCGAAAGACACCAGATGGAACAAAGACCATACCTGAGACAGGTGAGTGCGGCTGCCGGCGGCGGCGATGTCGTCCACAACAATGAGCACGGCGGGCGGTGGAACTTGCAGAGGGAGAAGGGGAGTGGAGAGAGTTAGGGCTGCAGAAGTGTTTGGCCCAAAGTTTGTTTTTTTGGGTGAATCTCTCATTTACTACCCATAGACCATAACCCAATTGTGAGGAATTGCTATTGTCACCACCcaacaaataaatatattattcttaaattggaaaaatactaaaatacttttaatgaaaaaaatctcGTATCAATTGCCCATCACCCCGTCCTCACATCCTCCCTCCTTCTTTCCCATCCTACCCTCACTCACACCATTCATACTCACCTCCATACTCGTCCTTCCTCTTCTCTTTGAATTGAAATTCCTTGAAGTATGTCACTATCACTTGTCACCTCGCTCTCCGTCGTCGTTGACTAGCTTGCTCTCTGTCGACGTTTTTGTTACACTCGAAGGTAAGCTTGTCGTCATTTTTGATTCGTTTATGTTCTGCAACTTAAGACACTTTAATAAAATCTTGAATGAAACTAGTGATCCGATCACATTTTAGCCGATTTGGACTTTGAAATGTGGAAGTTTGTTAGCCTAAATTCATTACTTGAGAAAAATTCCTAGATAAAACATGCTTTAAAAGAGATAATGCAGTTCTTGTTGATGAAAAGAAATTCATACTTTTAAAGAAGGAATATTCGATATGGATATTGAGAGTTTTGccataattaattaatcttttaAGTGATATTTTCGTCCAAAACTTGAAGAGAAAGTCATAATGGATCTATATGCCACAAATATAGGAGCTTCGTGTCAAATGGAGGTAGTGGAGTCAGCGATCAACTTGGGAAGGAAAACTCACTAGATGagatgacaattttttttaagattgtaCATGATGCTATGATCCTAAGTGTTTGTATGCATGCTTATTGTCTAGAGAATATGATAGACTTTATGGAAGACAAATAACTCTCGTAATTAGGTGTGTGTTCCTGCATATATAGCTGTTTTAGACTCATTTGTAAACACAAATCAAACAATTAATCAAATCTACAAATTTCCTGCATTTTATCTTTTGTCTTTTCTTTCCTGCCTTTACCTTTTAGTATTTTAATTCATGTACTGTTTTTCAGCCATTTACATCTCAGTCGTTTACATTAGCCCTTTATTTTTACTGCTTTAAGCATATTTAGCCATTTTAGTCGTTCACTTAGGTTTCATAATTTTAGCTAGTTACAACTTCTCAATTTATAATCACTATAAGTTTTTTTTGGAGTGTCTCTAAAACCTGCATTGAGAAAcataggctatgtttgacacgcttagttgataagctagctgaaagctgaaaaactagctgaaagcttataagctagctgaaagctgatagctgaaggCTGAAAAACTgtgtgattgaaacaaaagtgtttggtaaaactaactGTTGTACAAGCTGAAactgtaaaatgacataaaaggacacacttgtataatttttttttattttacattactttattttcacattaatgatattaatattaaaattattataactttaaatattttaatttcaatcaagttatttatcatcttaaaaatataatattaatttttacttatttattttctatatttttattgaattaaatataataaaacatataaggctcaaggtggaattttaataaaataataaggataaaaaaaagaataattttaataatttttaagttttaagctataagctacctcaattagcttatagcttaaagctttaagctactagaATAAGCTCATTTACCAAACAATTttaaagagcttttaagctagtcaaataagctataaactagctgaaatgacatgccaaacatagccctAATCTCTTCCTCAAGTAATTGCTTGATTAGAGAATCATTATTCATTACATTGATTTCTTAGCCGACCCACACAATTACTTAATCTAAATCTATTTGCAAACCGACAACATCATAACCCATTTCATTATCTTTTGGTCAGCCATACTAGCCGGCAtctacaaaattaattttaaaaaaaaatctaaaactaGTGCTGGATACATTTTTAATGAACCACATTAGATTTCACGAGTAATGTAAAACAAGTGTCTAGTAAAATTAAGCACACTACTTCAATAATGACATAACTCCATGGCCTACCAAATTATGATATTGTCAATTGCCAATGGTTGACATTGCCTCTTACCTTTCTTATCAAGAAAATGCTCTAGCACTAATACTAAGAGTGAGTACTCTAAAGTTATGATTGCCAAGGGTTGAATTTTAACAAAATTTCTTCAATCCAAATTAATATTTCTATAGCTTTCATAATGAATCATGAATGCTTTCAAATTGAAGCAAGCTTTTTAAATTCCCCATGCTTTCTCATAGACAAGTTAAAAGTACTATATATTTCTTGTCTCCATGTCACACTCACACTCAACCAGAAAGTGTGTGTGTCAACACTGTCTTGTGTGATAGAACTTAGAAGTGAACAAGGGCAATTGTATGTAAAACATTGTACATACAGTCTACAGAGAATGACTATGAGTgacatgaaaatgaaaacagagcTAATCTTCATTCCTTTACCAGCGAGTGGTCACATGGCCTCAGCCCTTGAACTTGCTCAGCTCTTAATCAACCTTAATAACAATCTTTCCATCACAATCCTCTGCAGCAAGTTCCCTAATGCTCCTTCACACTCACTCAACAGATCAATTTATGCTTCACAACCTCAGATCAAACTAATTGATCTCCCTGAAGTAGAACCACCATCACAAGAGTTGGTGAAATCTGTTGAGCACTACATCTTGACCTTCATAGAGAGCCTTGTACCCCATGTGAAAGCCACTATTCAAAACATTTTTTcatctgactctgatcagaaccCAGTTGTGGGGTTGGTACTAGATTTCTTCTCTGTTCCCATGATTGATGTAGGAAATGAATTGGGTATCCCTTCTTATTTGTTCATGACAACAAATGTTGGACTTTTGGGTCTCATGCTTTACCTTCAGAAACGTCAAATTGAGGATGTGTTCAGTGATTCTGATCCTGAGTTGTTGATTCCGGGTTTCCCCACTCCATTTCCTCAAAGTGTTCTACCTAATGGATTTTTTAACAAAGATGGTGGATATGTTGCTTATTACAAGCTTGCTGAGAGGTTCAGAGAAACCAGAGGGATTATTGTTAACACTTTTTCTGAGTTGGAGCATGATGTTATTGATGCATTATCTGATGGTCATACTCCTCCAATCTATGCTATTGGTCCTGTGATTGACCTTAAAGGTCATCCAAACCTAAGTTTGGACCAAGCCAAGCATGACCTTATCTTGAATTGGCTTGATAAGCAGCCAGATTCCTCTGTTGTTTTTCTCTGTTTTGGGAGTTGGGGAACCTTTGATCCATCTCAAACAAGAGAAATAGCACTAGGACTTCAAAGGAGTGGCATCAGATTCTTGTGGGCTTTGCGTTTTCCGCCAACCGCAGATACTGAAGAGAAAATTTTACCAGAAGGGTTCTTATTATGGATGGAACAGGAAGGTAGAGGGATGATGTGTGAATGGGCACCCCAGGTGGAGGTTCTGGCTCACAAAGCCATTGGTGGGTTTATGTCTCATTGTGGTTGGAATTCCATCTTGGAAAGCTTTTGGTTTGGGGTACCAATATTGACATTGCCTATGTATGCAGAACAACAGCTTAATGCTTTTAGGATGGTGAGGGAATGGGGATTATCAATGGAGCTTAGAGTGGATTATAGAAAAGGTAGTAGTTCTCTTGTAATGGCAGAGGAGATAGAGAAAGGGCTAAAACACTTGATGGACAGAGATAATGTAGTGCACAAGAAGGTGCAAGAGATGAAAGAGATGGCCAGGAAAGCTGTCCttagtggtggatcttcattcATATCTATTAGGAAACTTGTTGATGATATGATGAGCAGCTAGCAACTGATGGTTTGCTTCGTAGATGTAGTGAACAGTTCCTTAGAATCATTGAATAAAGATGCTATATCATGTCTGTAATTATAGCATATATAAGCATGTATCTATTTCCATAAGCAAAGGCTATATCATTCTAGTGAAGCTGAAAATTGAATAGTTGTGGACTTGTGGTTTGTGTATGTAAAATTTACTTAAGCAGTTGTGGTTAATCTTTCTGTTATGCTTCTCTCATGTATTTGCTCATGACACTATGTATTCCCATTTCAACTTATGAAACAAAACGGAATACCTCAATCAATGCAAAAATTGTGGCTACTTAAACCTTctaaagaaaggaaaatgaTACATGTATTACTTACATATATTTCTCAGAAAAGGTTCCAAAGTAAAACCCTGCATTGCttacatgtatatatttttcttttggcgAATTTTGTGTTGCCCGTAGATTTTCTCGGTGTGGTACCTAAATGACACGGGCAAGTACTAAGTTGAGATGTGTTATATtgattactttattttcatattaacaTTTAATTAGTTAAGGGTTTATTTGTAACTAgacttaacatttttttaagtAATTGTTAATGGatatatttttactatttagtCACCCTTATATTAGCTTTCTTTATTTAAATGAGATTGAGTTGTATAAACAGAAAATCACATATattcttttaaaaataaataaatgatgaAGTATAAATTGTTGTACAAAATTATACAAACAAAGAAATAGAGCTGCCGGAGATGGACGTTGAGATGGAGAAAGTGGCGCCGACCGCCGGTGAGGATGTTTTCACCCGGAAAAAACCCCCGGAGGGGGGTTCTCCACCGCAACGGATGTCTTTCAAAGAGAAGCTGATGGGGGGCAAGGACAAACAACCCAACAAGGAACGAATTGACTTGTTCGATGCTGGAAAGATGAGAGTCGAGTATGTGGATGACAACCCTACGCTCCCACGCATCAGGGTAGACAAGTCAATCATTGAATCCATGTGTGCACCATGGAAAGAGGCCCTGGTTGTATGCCTGCTAGGTAAACGCTTGGGGTACCGCACGATGAAAGCGAAACTAGAAAGCACCTGGAAACCAACGGGGGGCTTTGATTTAATGGATGTGGACAATGGTTTCTACTTGGTGACGTTTGATCAGGAAGAAGACAAGAACAAGGTCATGGGAGGAGGACCATGGATGATATTCGATCACTATCTAGCTGTATCGACGTGGAGTGCGGAGTTTATCTCGCCGGCGGCTAGGGTACTCAAAACCCTCGCTTGGATCCGAATCCCTGGGCTGAATGTAGCATTCTATGATGAGAGCTTCCTCTTATCAGTGGCCCGAGTGCTTGGCAAGCCTATCAAGGTGGATATAAATACCCTGTCCGGGGATAGAGGAAGGTTTGCAAGGATTTGCATAGAGCTTGATCTCACCAAGGCAGTGATAGGAAGGATTTGCATTGAAGATTTCTGGTACAAGGTCGAGTACGAGGGCCGTCATGTGATCTGTACTAAGTGTGGCTGTTATGGCCATAGAAGCAGAGAGTGCAAAGGAGCACCACCGATGAAGATGCAGAAGCCGACAACAGAAGGAGTACCGTTGAAGGAAAGTGGCTCAGGGGTACCTACGGAGAGACAAACTCAGGCTACGACGGCTGGCGCAGCCGCCGGAGCACAGGCGAGAATGGAAATGGAAGTGCAGAAATCTACGCACGAGAATGTCGCGCCCGATTACTCGAATGGGCCCCAAAGTCAGGCGGAAAATAGGGACGTGGCAAGCATAGCAGTTAAGCCAAACAATCAAAATCCCACGATGGACGCTGCTGAAGTGGAAATTCTGGGAGATTGGATGACGgtgacaaaaaagaaaaagaaagtgttGAGATCAGGAAGCAATAATGGGGGAACGAATCCCGGGAAAATTGCACAGAAAGAGGAGCAACGGAAACCTAcaagaggcaaatcccaagcTGCTAAAACCAAGGGAGTCGGTGGAGGGAATATTCCACTCAATATGGAATTTCGGAAAAAGGAGGAAAAGGTGGGGACACCAATAGCTATTCAAAGCACTAAGGGAACCAAATCTGGCACGGTGGGGCCCTTTA
This is a stretch of genomic DNA from Lotus japonicus ecotype B-129 chromosome 1, LjGifu_v1.2. It encodes these proteins:
- the LOC130734005 gene encoding UDP-glycosyltransferase 71K2-like gives rise to the protein MTMSDMKMKTELIFIPLPASGHMASALELAQLLINLNNNLSITILCSKFPNAPSHSLNRSIYASQPQIKLIDLPEVEPPSQELVKSVEHYILTFIESLVPHVKATIQNIFSSDSDQNPVVGLVLDFFSVPMIDVGNELGIPSYLFMTTNVGLLGLMLYLQKRQIEDVFSDSDPELLIPGFPTPFPQSVLPNGFFNKDGGYVAYYKLAERFRETRGIIVNTFSELEHDVIDALSDGHTPPIYAIGPVIDLKGHPNLSLDQAKHDLILNWLDKQPDSSVVFLCFGSWGTFDPSQTREIALGLQRSGIRFLWALRFPPTADTEEKILPEGFLLWMEQEGRGMMCEWAPQVEVLAHKAIGGFMSHCGWNSILESFWFGVPILTLPMYAEQQLNAFRMVREWGLSMELRVDYRKGSSSLVMAEEIEKGLKHLMDRDNVVHKKVQEMKEMARKAVLSGGSSFISIRKLVDDMMSS
- the LOC130729242 gene encoding uncharacterized protein LOC130729242, encoding MDVEMEKVAPTAGEDVFTRKKPPEGGSPPQRMSFKEKLMGGKDKQPNKERIDLFDAGKMRVEYVDDNPTLPRIRVDKSIIESMCAPWKEALVVCLLGKRLGYRTMKAKLESTWKPTGGFDLMDVDNGFYLVTFDQEEDKNKVMGGGPWMIFDHYLAVSTWSAEFISPAARVLKTLAWIRIPGLNVAFYDESFLLSVARVLGKPIKVDINTLSGDRGRFARICIELDLTKAVIGRICIEDFWYKVEYEGRHVICTKCGCYGHRSRECKGAPPMKMQKPTTEGVPLKESGSGVPTERQTQATTAGAAAGAQARMEMEVQKSTHENVAPDYSNGPQSQAENRDVASIAVKPNNQNPTMDAAEVEILGDWMTVTKKKKKVLRSGSNNGGTNPGKIAQKEEQRKPTRGKSQAAKTKGVGGGNIPLNMEFRKKEEKVGTPIAIQSTKGTKSGTVGPFTGFPTDFQVGSSSTDWLHSNNKKRRTRPGVNEKRGGPSLGPLQILSHPVGDPTKPVVFGVQQFVEEKAQEHMQCLPEQNVPMPREGGGATPGGE
- the LOC130734004 gene encoding uncharacterized protein LOC130734004; the encoded protein is MKIVSLALRSLSGNLSHRFHQTRGLSLWNFSDNGPADQKTNKSDSLDEYEQRMFGSDRYSKIDAIFDRHNRQGKTQDRSSSVDAGRSMIDDLEQSFDTLSDGLDGKLKEAANYFEFDPEEIDKEDYSFRYDTTFHPGSTYNAKDLDLTKPGVQKPPIRPEFKVTTKEVLSQADFRNVRFLANFITEAGILKKRSMTKISAKAQRKVAREIKTARAFGLMPFTTMGTKSFAFGKTMENLDADFAYKSDVRNVHELDMEG